The following coding sequences lie in one Globicephala melas chromosome 15, mGloMel1.2, whole genome shotgun sequence genomic window:
- the CEBPB gene encoding CCAAT/enhancer-binding protein beta produces the protein MQRLVAWDPACLPLPPPPAFKSMEVANFYYEADCLAAAYGGKAAPAAPPAARPGPRPPAGELGSIGDHERAIDFSPYLEPLGAPQAPAPATDTFEAAPPAPAPAPASSGQHHDFLSDLFSDDYGGKNCKKAAEYGYVSLGRLGAAKGALPPGCFAPLHPPPPPPPPQPAELKAEPGFEPADCKRKEEAGAPGGGAAGMAAGFPYALRAYLGYQAVPSGSSGSLSTSSSSSPPGTPSPADAKAPPAACYVGAAPAPSQVKSKAKKTVDKHSDEYKIRRERNNIAVRKSRDKAKMRNLETQHKVLELTAENERLQKKVEQLSRELSTLRNLFKQLPEPLLTSSGHC, from the coding sequence ATGCAACGCCTGGTGGCCTGGGACCCAGCATGTCTCCCCCTGCCGCCGCCGCCTGCCTTTAAATCCATGGAAGTGGCCAACTTCTACTACGAGGCGGACTGCTTGGCTGCTGCGTACGGCGGCAAGGCGGCCCCCGCGGCGCCCCCCGCGGCCAGACCCGGGCCGCGCCCCCCCGCCGGCGAGCTGGGTAGCATCGGTGACCACGAGCGCGCCATCGACTTCAGTCCATACCTGGAGCCGCTGGGCGCGCCGCAGGCCCCGGCGCCGGCCACGGACACCTTTGAGGCGGCTCCGCCCGCGCCCGCCCCCGCTCCCGCCTCCTCCGGGCAGCACCACGACTTCCTCTCCGATCTCTTCTCTGACGACTACGGGGGCAAGAACTGCAAGAAGGCGGCCGAATACGGCTACGTGAGCCTGGGTCGTCTGGGGGCCGCCAAGGGCGCGCTGCCCCCGGGCTGCTTCGCGCCCTTAcacccgccgcccccgccgccgccaccgcagCCGGCCGAGCTCAAGGCGGAGCCGGGCTTCGAGCCCGCGGACTGCAAGCGGAAGGAGGAGGCCGGAGCGCCGGGCGGCGGCGCCGCAGGCATGGCGGCTGGTTTCCCGTACGCGCTGCGCGCCTACCTCGGCTACCAGGCGGTGCCGAGCGGCAGCAGCGGGAGCCTCTCCACGTCCTCGTCGTCCAGCCCGCCCGGCACGCCAAGCCCAGCAGACGCCAAGGCGCCCCCGGCCGCCTGCTATGTGGGGGCGGCGCCGGCGCCCTCGCAGGTCAAGAGCAAGGCCAAGAAGACCGTGGACAAGCACAGCGACGAGTACAAGATCCGGCGTGAGCGCAACAACATCGCGGTGCGCAAGAGCCGCGACAAGGCCAAGATGCGCAACCTGGAGACGCAGCACAAGGTCCTGGAGCTCACGGCCGAGAACGAGCGGCTCCAGAAGAAGGTGGAACAGCTGTCGCGCGAGCTCAGCACCCTGCGGAACTTGTTCAAGCAGCTGCCAGAACCCCTGCTCACCTCCTCCGGCCACTGCTAG